Within Rhipicephalus microplus isolate Deutch F79 chromosome 9, USDA_Rmic, whole genome shotgun sequence, the genomic segment GCCACATTTGTGCATTTGTGCGTTCCGCCCCGACATGAAAGGGCATACAGAGCTTTTGATTCATTTTATCTAGGTGGGTCCTATGAACACCATCTAGACTGGCCCAAGCAGGTGAGCATTTGTCGCGTGGTGGAAGGCGACCCATTCTTTATCGCCGGCGAACGAAACATCGCAGCAACGAAATTTCTCCTTAGTACAGGTAGAATATAACTTCTCAAGGAAAAACGCGTTATGAGTGTCACATTTCCTAGCGGCGTTGTTGAACGTAGAATACCTGGCGCCAGACACATGGTTGCAAGTCACAGTTCCTACCCATAATCGAAATCTAGCCTTCAGCATGGAAAGAAAGTACACAATATCAAAGCCACGACAGCGCTTGCAACCATAGTTTCCTCTATATAGTCTATGGGGAACTCGGACGCTACAGTTCTCTATAGTCTCCGGCCAGCATGGAAGCGATGTgcagtacacaaatttgtctaacTTTCGGTCTTTCGGCTCCGTCTACAGCTTCGCGTAATATTTTGTCGTGAGACGACAAAcagcaagtgttcagcagttgcCGCAGATACCCCGCGGAGAGCATAAAGGGTGTTACCCTTCGTGTACTGGGTCACACACCAACCGCAGCAAATTGAACGCGTACGCCGTATTGTACACCGTAATGAACCAAATGAACGATTCGGGCACGGGCGCTGGTACGGGTCCTTTATCAAGGTAAATCATTTTAGAACTAAGCAAGCTTGATACGTATACGCAACCTTCTAGCAGTTAGCGCAGTGTCACAAACAAAGCTTTTGTAATACTTCTGCAAAAAAATATGTTGCTAATGTAAAGGTAAACGTACTTGAAATTGTGATTTGGCCACAATTATCACTCTTTCATTCACGGTGCGAACAAATGGAGACGCCAACTTCAATGGCACGTGACGCTCTGCATGTTTCatcaagcagcttgaaacttgGTGTGCACATTTGTACAGGCCTCCAGAgtgagactcgctcgctggatttcgtgccaaccggttgtgcccgcgcgatctccgacgacagcgcagctctggctgacggctcgccctacgccatctcctgacgccgacaagatctctctcgccgagtggtgctccgtcctcggactcctgcgaccatgtttCCGTCTTTCCTATcgcctctttacttccgtcgtttttagtcgttcactgtccctgtgcctcgctctctccttcttctctctctctatttaccttttaatccctccttaccccatccctcgtgagctactgccgAGTTTGTCGCACTCTGgcgcagacagttacggggctcacttttttcttcttttcttttaagaATCACACAAGGCCTTTAGAGTGGAAAGAAATCAACTTTATTATGCTGCAAATTGCTGCCCAGGATCACTTTGCTAAATGCATTACCATGTTCGACAATTGTTCGATGAGACGCATTCCAAAACCAACACGAagaagtatttttttctttgctcgaagtaactagaaaaaaaaactgtgcagttATTTCGGGCCTGATAgcggtttttttttaatgcaagtaTTAGGGCTGACTCGTGGCAGAATAATTAGATAATTTGTTACACACTCAAAAAACGTTAACTACGAGATACTCACACGAAAGAACGTTTTCCTTCATTTTCCTACTTGTAAAGCAATACTGTGTGCCTCGGAATTATTCCACGCGAATCGGGCGTGTTTCCGACAGCGCATCACGATTCGTGACTGAAGGAGACACAACACCCCATTACTAGAAACCGAACGCGGGCCTTCATGTACCCTCAGGCAAGCAAAACAAATACCCGataaaacataaaaagaaattcTTAAAGCTATAGAGCTGAACAGGAAGGGTATTGTCAAGACTGTTTCATAAATAtaaaccaatgttttttttttgaaaatatgCACGACGTGCTTTATTCAGGAACCGAGACTTCAAACAGAACTTGACTAGCATGAAGTCACACGCACACAATATGGAACATAGGTTAAGCAGCGCAGTATTAATGCGCTCAATGGTGACAAACAGTGGATTCTGTGGTAATGTACTGTAACATGACTTTTCATATCGCTtgacatacaaaaaaaaacaagaaacagtcGCTAACTGAAACGAAACTAGGTTCTCAATCGTCCGGCCGGGCATTCTTATTGACAACAAAGCTCGATTTCCAATTTTATTCCGGCTGTTGGGGTGCCTATCGGTGCCAGGGCGAAAAAGTTTATGTCGTATATGCGGCGACGATGCTTCCAAAAGTCTCGATCGTGCGTACAGTCCTGCTGTTCTTCGGAAGTCGACAGTGGAACAATGTTCCCCGTTGTCAGACTGTACGCCTTGACGGAGAAAACGGGGCGCAGCCATTGAGATCCTCCACGCATGCCATGAAGCGAAATATCCACACGAACGCGCCCGCGAAAAGTGAAGACTGTAAGTGTCAAGTAGGCATCCCTTGTGTGCAACACTGTGAGATCGGCCACTTTGTCTGCGTTGAACGACGGGAAAATGTAAAATTTATCGAGCGTCAGAACATATTTCACGGTTCCGGGCACTTCCCACCACGCAACCGCAGTTGGCAACAGCCCGTCAAACTCTAAATGACATTCAGCCTCCTCACAGATATAAGTAATGACATGCCGAGGATAATCTTGTGAAGTTGTTTTGCGCATGGCTTTGAGAACTGCTTGTGGCAAGTCCACAAGGGGCTCCAGCTGTGGAGGCTTCGAGTTTTCTTCCGAGCAGGACCGGGACGTCGACGCCGTGCCTGCCTCTTCAGTCGCAGTCTGCCgagaagttttctttttctgcgaGGCCGAGGGACTCGGTGCAGCGACTTGAGCGAAATCCGACGTCGCAATTGCCGCGATAGCTTGAGGGATTGCGGCCGACCTGGATTCCAGGTTCCTGATCCGCTCAGTCAGCTCATTCACCTGACTCTGCATTGCAGGTAGCAGCGGCTCCTGATTGGCGCCCCTCAGCAGCGTCTTTATTTCTACGAGCACACCCATCACATCTCGGATGGTGAAGGCTTGAGAGTCCGATGAGGTGTTCTTCGGGCAAGCCAGGGAAACAGCTGCACTGCATCCGGCTGAGTAGTGCGCTGGCAGTTCGCTGTGCAGGACTTGCTCGCCGCATCGGAAACACTCCACGGTGTGGAATGTGCATTCGTGTTCATAGTGTCGCAGCATGACCTCCATGGCTCCCTCAAATTGGCATCCATGTCCTTCATTCCAGCAGTGAACCTTCattgcaaaagaaagaaaaacaacattTAGCAGATCCGCGTCACAAACATTTCCGCGTCACAAAAACAGATCCGCGTCACAAAAACAAACATTTAGCAGATCCACGTCATCTCTTCACAACCTAGACATGCACCGCACAGCGTATTTTCCGCCATATTTGCATTACACTCCACGCAAATGAAATTTTATCACTTCGACTACTGTTTCTACTATGAATTCATTAAAAAGGACAAGTGCTGCTGAGCGCGAAGTTCATAAGAAAACTAACTCAGCTATTCCTTTAAAGTTTGATCAGAACCACCACAAAAGAAGTTGATAGTATTGCTAAAGAAGTTTCCTAATGACCTCGCTGTTATTTACCGCCTCATTTACAAAAACGCAAATAATATTCACTCGAGTAAAATGTCGGGGCTACCGATGACATTTTATCAACGCACTAACAAAACTTTTCATAATATGAAGCGGCGGATCACTGGTGTCACATTCAATAACACTTCCCTTTTCTGCGAGGTTTGCTACAGTTATGCGcaactttctgttttttttttcgccgctcATCCATTCACGAGCGTCGGCAGAGGGGTGCAGAAGGGGGCATTCTTGTGCTTGCGAGGCTGTATTTTTTCGTATTGTACCAAACTAGAGTACATTTTCAAAGATGGCGCTGTTTTCATTCATTGAACTGTAACACAGCACACGATTTCATTGCTTATATAAGCTTTGTGCAGCGCATTTTAGGCTCTTATAAATATACTATTTTGTAACACTTTAACTGCTGTCTTGCCACTCTTCTATATACAATCACCGACCCTCGAGCCAATAACCGCTTTATATCATCCCCATAAACGTCATCAAGCAAGTTTTCAAAGGCAGAGCCACACAAATGCTTTAAACTGTGCCGGGAAACGGCCACTACACAGGCGTCACCTAATGCCAGGAATCACGGTAACACTATTAACATTCGGTGACGGGTGAATACAATCGCAAGTTCCGTGACACCTTATTAATCGTGGGGCCCGTCGGCCCCTTGGTTGCCCGCATATAACCCAGGCCCTCAAGAAAGTGTGCATCCGCTTAGCGACTCTTATATCCTTACGGGCCATGGCCACTGGATGACTACGCACCATGTCCCCGTGCGGTGCGTatacacactaaaccaattctgacccATAAGGGTGTCAAAAAGGGTGTCGACACCCTGAGCGcaccctttgagcaccctatctgcgtctcagcaccctacaagcggaacctaaagggtgaacacatcaaaagggtggcAACCAGGGTGCAAAAAAggtgcaacaactaatgggtgctgatgagcacccattagggtgcacagCCACCGACAAAACTTTGCGAGTAACGTGGTCGGTAACGTGGCCACTGGACGGCTACGCACCGTGTACCCGTGCGGTGCGTGTAGTCATCGAGCGACCGTGCCGTGGCACAGCCCATAACGATTCTGAAAGTCAACGAAAGCGCTGTGGCGTTTTCTCAAAGGCACCGTCCTGTTTCATAGTTTGTGACGTGAAACTGTTACGCATCGGCCCAATCAGtgacttttttctcctcctctgtaactttccttcccccatctcgccttccccagtgcagggtagcctaccggggctcagccctgtttaacctccccgcctttttcattatttttcccTCTCTCACTCTTACAGACTCGCGGCGGTACTACACCAATTCAAAGAAATAATTATGGCATAGCGGTAACTTCGCAGCGTTACTTGCATCAGGCATTAGGATAATTCGAACCGGGCAGTGTCACTCGTACACAGGTGCTCCAAAAGTAAAGTGGAGGACGCGGGCTGTGGCCAAGCTACGCAAAAGTGAATCCCAGCGTGCTCCATAACAAAATTGGTTCTTCATTTTTATGTGGAAATGACGGCAGTGACTTCTGGCACGTTTTCGTATCTAAATAAATACTCACATCCTAAAGGAGCGCTCTGGCATTCACTTTTGTGCAGCTTAATTGGCTGCAGCTCACGTGCTCCGTTTTAGTTTCGAAACACCTGTACACACGTCGCTCTCCTCGCGACATGGTCTAAGGCAAACTCTAAATTGCGAGAACAGTTCAATTCATGCTGTGCGAAAGTAAATTAATCAGGACATCAAGAACGCCGCCGCATTTGAGATTCATTTATTGTGCAACTTTTTCCAAACGACATCACggtgtttctgttttgttttttgccctGGTTTTTATACACCAGATCTCTTTTCAGCAGCAGCTCCATATTGAAACTCGAAAGGTGCGTAAGCTGTCGCACATAATGGTTCATTGTCGAAGTAAGTATACGACAACGAACGCGATGACGTAGCCACGAGTGAAACGTGGCGAAAACGGGAAGCTCAGTGAGTGCATTCTACCCGCCGGCCAGGCAGACTGACAACAAATTCATTAGTAAAACCGACACGCGCACCATCTGTTGTTAACTACAGCAAGCACATGATTTTCAACACTTCAGACGCTGCCCTCGGTCCATACGAGCCGAGGCCACGCGTCGGAGCGTTCGAGTTGAAGGTGCTGATGGCTGTACGTCTAGCGACCAAGTTAGTACGCCCCAATTCGTCTCAGTGATTGCACCAGAAGCAGCTCAAGGCTGAAAGATTTTTGTCTCGCTGTTCCCGTGTATTGTTATTTGATACCTCGACTCAGATGTACAGTAAAAACAAACTTCGTGATAAATGATGGGTGTAAAGCAATAATTACACGAGCTCGCGTACACGCTACCACCAGTTTCACAAAGCTGTGCAcgtcaatattaaaaaaaaaacactttgcttACAAATGACTGGAATTGTTTTCTCACCTTCAAGGCGTTCGCTGCTCTCACAGGCAAATTACAGGTAGAACATTCCACTTCTTTGAACGGCTCTCGATCCATGGGACACCATCCACCGCTTTCGTGGGAGCTGGCTGCGAGGCACGGCTGGCATAGGAGGTGGCCGCAGGGAAGCGCCAGCACCGTCTTGGGAATCAtgcggcagaggcaacacacacgCAGACTGGGCACCTCGTTGACAAACCGAGTCGGCCGCCAGTTGATGCCTGCAACGGCATGGTCGCGGAAACGGTGCACTCGTCGAAGGTCGGACATGGCGGTGCGATCGCAGAAAAGTTCTCTCTCGTCAAGAGTGGCCACTCACTCTAGCGGCGAGGCAAATggcacaaacgagcgctcaagaaAGCGCGCGCCTCCGATATCTGACGGCTGTGCGGGCTGTGTgaacgccaggcgccgatctgacGCGACAGGAGCCGACGCAACCACCGAGACGCAACGAAGAAACAAGCTTTTCTTTCAGTGGGCGCCGCACGCGCGCTTCTTCTTCCCCTCAAGAATGCTGCAGAACAAAATCCAGAATCATGCAGAACCAAGCGTGACACGGAAAGAATGATGCAACACCAAATCACGCCGCGATTGTGTGGGAACTACGAGAAAGAGGAGCAACTCcggacaggcagcgccatctctGGCAGAACTGAAAATACAGGTCGAGCGTTTTACGGCCTCAGAGATTGCAAGCGCGGCGTGGAACGAAACTcgccgcgcgcccgccatctcggaggccgtgaGCGTTTTTGCTTCTGTCCGCCGCGCTTCCGCCTGTTTCTGCGCACGTGCAGAACTCTCGCGCTGCACTTGCCCATCCCCTCGCTGTCTACCGCTACAAAAAGATCTCCCAGCTAGACAGCCACTCCGAAAAGCGAAGGTAATCATAGGAGAAAAGTTCGTTAATCACGTTCGCGATGTGGAGCAAATTATAGACGGTTAGACAAGCCAATGTTGATCGTCGAAAGCCGAGCTGAACAGCAGTGCCTTCCACTGTTTCTCTGTTGTTCATTCTggggtgttcttcattgtgaagTGTACACGTCCACGTAATGTGAAAGAGTAGTAGTAGACAACTTTATTATAATGTGAAACATGTGGTTGGTGTGGTCGCGCACCCCATGTGAATAGGGAACGAAACCGTTCGCCGAAACTCGGGCGCTCACACAGCAAGCAACTTCACGGCTCCTGAGTGCGCCAGTCTTTCCCTACTCTAAGGCCGCTCCGTAATTATGAATGTAATGGATTATGAATTAGGTACTCGACCGAAATGAGAGACATTTTGCAATGTTGTTTGTAAGTGCACAAAGATTAAACCTCACAACACGGATCCTGGTCCATAAGTGTGCGTCATAGCTACTTGATGTTTGCCTTTGAAGCGATATGACATTCCCAGACTTAAGGTGAGAAGGCGTTAAATGTCCTGTTTaatagagtaactgtatatgctagttttagggagcatatacagttacTATATTGTCTAAAACGAGCCGCACAATCTTGCGGATGTATAGGGTGAAGGTCGTATACCTCAAACATAGCTTCGCGAAGTGAAAAAGCCACTTATCGCGAAGAAGACAGGAGACAGGCTATTATCATGAAAGATTCTATTGCTTGGTAGCACCAAGTTTACAGGTGTAGCACCCAGAAGGAAAGAAAGCACGAAAAACCTTACATAAAAACAACCAAAGATACAAAAAGACATACTAACACAAGGCAGCGTTCTTTCGTGCTGAGCCGTGTCTAGAGAATACGTGCTGCAACTGTcagaagctttctttttttttcctggataCACTTCTACTGGTCACAGCGCTATAAAATTTTAGTAGAGATCAACGCTTCTCCTTTCGTGATTCCAGAAATCCTTGTATATCACCAACTAGCTCGAATTAAGTCATACCTGAAACACGCGAAGTGCTCAAGGACACGTCGATGGGTAAGCAATGTTGGCTTGAGCACTTTTGTGGGAGGGAGAGCAGCGGCTGCGGTTTAAGCCGACATTGTTGTTGAGTTGTAATCGAGTATAGGAGACTTTATAGATCTTCTAAGCAGAGAttgttctttgttttgttttgttctcatTTTCACGGAGGTTCACTGCTGGAAGGAAGTGCATGGGTGCCAGTTTGAGGGCACCATGGAAGACATGCTGCGACACTACGAGAAGGAATGCACATTCGAAGCTGTGGAGTGTATACGCGTTCCGACGAAGTGGTCTTGCACAAGGAACTTTCAAAGCACTACACGACCCAATGTACTTGCCGTGTTCCTTCAGCACACACTTAGGACACAACACCGGAATCAACAGCAGTGACACTTGGCACAGTGAATAGGTCATTAAAAGCACCAGTTCTAACACTTGATGATAGTATCGAATCTCTGTAAGACATGATGGCGATGCTCAGAGATGCGGGCAACGACGAGCAGTCGTCCGCCATGGAAAGGAAAACGAATGAGCTCACCGATCAACACCAGCAATCCCCGTCCACTGTGGCAGCTCACGGTGTCGGATCATCTCCGGCGAACGCGAACGGAGACGTGACTGAAGGCGCACGTTATTGCAGGAACCTGAATCTCGGCGAGATGACACGGAGGAAGCCAgcgtgtgtgcatatatatatatatatatatatatatatatatatatatatatatatatatatatatatatatataatatatcatAAAATTAGGTTCTAACCACAACAGGTATCCGGCCGCGCTGTCAATGAGAACAGTTGGCCTTGAGATATGTATAATCACGGTGAGGTGCAATCACGCGGAAGGAATCCCTGAAATATTACGACACATGCTGTTGGCGCCCTTGTCCTTCTGCAGAACGCTGTCGCTGGCAACAGAAAAGGGGCCAATTACGTGGTTACCCCCAGTAATTCGTTTGACAGCACCACTTTCTTTTACGAATTGGAGCATGGTCACGTGTTAATTTTCACATATCATGGGCCTTCTTTATTAGCAGGCCGAATACGAGCATACCATTAGTACGTTTACGaaaatagcacagacatgtttcaacATGTGCACAACTGCCTCATTGACATCGCGAAAGTTGGCGCGTACTTTGTAAAATTATATCTATGTATTAGTAAAGGGCACTGTAGCAAATGCAAGGGAAGTTAGTTCATAGTTATTTTTAAAAAAGCAAATGAAGAGAAGCGAAGACTCACTGCACATACTTTATTTGATCCCGGAACTTCAATAACAATTCTGGCCACCAGACGTTAAACTTAAATGTAAGAAACAAGAAGCGAAACGGTGAGATCTAGCTAATGGCTAAAGACCTGTTGACTTTAACTTCGCGTTAAACTGCGGCATGAACTCTCACGAAAACAAATATTTAAAGGGTAAACAGGAGACACGACCCGCAAGCGCCACTCTTGCAAGTTCCAAAGTCTTGCagcgcctgcaggtttcacgcGAAGTTGCGGGACATCTCGATTTAGAACAACATCTTTCCGTCCGTCAAGTAACAACTGCTTGTGTCGGAGGTTGTAGCAGCACGAAATTCGTAATGACAATGTGCGCGAGTCTCTTTAACTTGCCTACAGACATACTGATGTTCGTAGCAGGTCATCAGACGCATGCGCCCAATGTCCGAGCTGTATACTTTGACGTAGAAAAAAGGTACCGCACACGAGTTTCCGATAGACCCATCAAACTTAATACGTACGCAAATATACTCATTACAATTACAGACTTCAACTGCGAAGTAGGCATCACTCGTGTGCACCACTGCGATCTGTGCAACCATCGAGTGGGCCTCACGTTGCATGTAGCCAAGGTTTGTGAACCTTAGGCGATATTTTATGTTTCCGAGCATTTCCTTCCACGAACGTGTCGTCGGCAGTGATGTTATTAGGCTTGAATTACATTTACCCGTCGAAGGATAATACCCTCAACGGCTTATGGATGgcttatgctctcccatggtagagtacctggtactctaaatcgttccccacattttctaacccccccccccccaaagctcAATGAAATGCCATGGAAAGTCCCGTGACGAAGTTTTCTGCATGCCTTGCAGAACGTCTCGCGGCAAACCGGCAAAGTGGTCCTTTCGCTGTGACGTGGCCGATGACGTACTCGCCGCGTCTTGAGCCACTTGCGACCTTATAGATTCCCCGACCTTGTGAGTAATCTCGGCGAGCGTGGATTCCTGTTTTCTGATTTGTTCCGCGAGTCGTTCACTTGACTCTGAATCGCAGCCAGCAGCTCACCGTTGTTGGAGTCATTCAAGAGCGACTTCATTTCCTCAAAGGATGCAGTGACGTCCTCCAGGGTCAGGGCTCTGGAATCCGATGGCGTCTTCTCGGGCCGGGATGTACAGCCAGGGACACTGCATCCGACCACGTAGTGCTCGGCCAGTTCTTTCTGCAGGACAGCCTTGCCGCATCGCAAACATTCTACAGAGTGAAAAATGCATTCTGACTCGTAGTGTCGTAGCATGTCTTCCA encodes:
- the LOC119164949 gene encoding uncharacterized protein LOC119164949 codes for the protein MSDLRRVHRFRDHAVAGINWRPTRFVNEVPSLRVCCLCRMIPKTVLALPCGHLLCQPCLAASSHESGGWCPMDREPFKEVECSTCNLPVRAANALKVHCWNEGHGCQFEGAMEVMLRHYEHECTFHTVECFRCGEQVLHSELPAHYSAGCSAAVSLACPKNTSSDSQAFTIRDVMGVLVEIKTLLRGANQEPLLPAMQSQVNELTERIRNLESRSAAIPQAIAAIATSDFAQVAAPSPSASQKKKTSRQTATEEAGTASTSRSCSEENSKPPQLEPLVDLPQAVLKAMRKTTSQDYPRHVITYICEEAECHLEFDGLLPTAVAWWEVPGTVKYVLTLDKFYIFPSFNADKVADLTVLHTRDAYLTLTVFTFRGRVRVDISLHGMRGGSQWLRPVFSVKAYSLTTGNIVPLSTSEEQQDCTHDRDFWKHRRRIYDINFFALAPIGTPTAGIKLEIELCCQ